The sequence atatacccctaaaccgggttgggttgggtcaacCCGGCCCTTAATTTCCCAACCCGGTAATCCGgcccatctttttttttttttttcaattttttaactcaacccaactcaaaacataatttaacccaacccaacccttacgGTTTGGGTTGGGTAGTCGAATTGGTCGGGTTACGGTGTTTTTTGAACACCCCTAGAAAGTACTACTCTTTAAACCTAAAATCAAGAAGTAAGAATGTTGTAAAATACTTTGCTATTACATCGTCATAGGGATTTAGCAGCGGGGTTTTGCCTTCTCCTATCAACTACTGATCAGATTCATCAAACCCATAAAAACCCAGAGCTTCGTTTTTGAAAATTTGCTTTGGCATTTCATTTTGAAGTGAGTTTCTAGAAATTTTCTTTTCGGTTTGTTCTATATCAATCGTTCCTATTCGGTGTGTAATCGTTCCTTTTTGggattgagattttttttttgattcaTAGTTTCAATGGCTTCTCCGAACAATATGCCATCGGCTGTCGACAAGGAACAGGTTagttttgatttatttattcagTTTTTTACtctgttttttaaaatttatagcCGTGATGTGGGATTCTAGTACTTGGATCGAGTGTTTTGAGAGTATCCCAGGTCAATAGTGGAATCTATGTGTTTTATTGTGGTGGGTTTTATCGAATTGAACTAATGTAATTGTTAGGGCACGAAGGAGAGAGATGAAGGATGGTTGTAGgataatttttttcattaattgAATGAAAGACACTCATTAGGCAGATGGTTTTCATGCTTAAGTTTATGATCTTTTATGCTTTGATATGTTTTGTTACTGAACTCTGTCCATTTGGTGATGAATATGTTCAATTTATTAGCCTTTGATGATTCTTTATCGTGATGATATAACTTAAATTTAGATTATAAATTCATAATTTTCAACTTGAatttttttcgattttttttttgtttttttttttttgcattggaGCAGATATTTGGTATGGCAGAAAAGGAGATGGAATATCGAGTTGAATTGTTCAACAAGTAGGTTttatacattttcttttaattatttcacctttttaataaaaatatttggaaatgaAAGAAACATAGAAGTTTTTTCATTGAAAAAACATGAAAAAACATTCTAGATATCTGAGCTTCATGTTTTTTCTACCTTCTTCATAGACTTTGAACGTCATGCCTTTGTCTTTTTGTCTTTCAGGCTTACACAATCATGTTTCAACAAATGTGTTGATAAGAGGTAGGGCAGTTGTCTTACATATCTATCTTTGCATATTGTATGCTTTCTAATCATGGAATTCAATTTCCTATGTCTCATTCATTTTGAGATTTATGCATGGTCTTTTGTTAATTAACAGCTACCATCTTTTTTAGGTATAAGGAATCTGAGCTGAATATGGGTGAAAATAGTTGTATTGACCGCTGCGTCTCCAAGTACTGGCATGTAAGCTGATTTCTATCTTCTATGCTCTGTTGTTTAGTTTATGAGATATGTGATGATCCAATTATACACAAGACTTTATTCTCTATTGTGATTGAAAGTACAGAGACGAATTCATTTAGCTCTTCTTAATCACACTGTTCTTATTGAAATATCATGCTTAAATAAAATCTTTGTAGTCTatgaaatgaaatttaaatGAATCCATGTGTTTTTGTTGTCTACTTCCGATTTACAAATCAACATTTGTTATGAATATAGTAATATCAATTATATTTGACTTAGGGGCATGACGCATTTGATAAATAAAACCAGGTGTCTCATGATAAAACAGAAACCATTGGTAAATTCCTCTTATTATTACCCTGGATTTTCTTTCAAAGTTCAACAAACATGTAGGTTGAGGGATTCAAACCACTAATCTCTAGGTCAAGAGTTATGTTTAAACCAGTCATGTTTTGGTGTCAACCTGAATTTCTCCTTCTCCAGCATtccaaattaaaatagaaaaaaagttCCAAATTTCATTCAATGATGAAACTCTTGGATCGATCAGTTGGCTTTTAATAGCAGATATATTTGGGGTATCAACAGGATATTAGCAAGATCCTA comes from Cucumis melo cultivar AY chromosome 12, USDA_Cmelo_AY_1.0, whole genome shotgun sequence and encodes:
- the LOC103497109 gene encoding mitochondrial import inner membrane translocase subunit TIM10, which produces MASPNNMPSAVDKEQIFGMAEKEMEYRVELFNKLTQSCFNKCVDKRYKESELNMGENSCIDRCVSKYWHVTNLIGQLLGSGRPPM